The Xenopus tropicalis strain Nigerian chromosome 7, UCB_Xtro_10.0, whole genome shotgun sequence genome includes a region encoding these proteins:
- the LOC101731845 gene encoding elafin, which yields MMLKVLMFSALLCLALVNGTKPKKETAEEVEAKNEKRGDCPVVPSGNNVTLAACNTTCPGGSNCANIHCSTDTNCAGIEKCCNTSCGMKCVNPVYKTPCEEESDCAGTLICCKGLCVVPKKGLAGVIEKKKCEKEERD from the exons ATGATGCTGAAAGTTCTGATGTTCTCTGCCCTCCTTTGCCTGGCGTTGGTGAATGGCACTAAGCCTAAGAAGG AAACAGCTGAAGAAGTTGAGGCTAAAAATGAGAAGCGTGGCGATTGCCCAGTTGTTCCCTCCGGTAATAACGTTACCCTCGCTGCCTGTAACACTACTTGCCCCGGGGGCTCCAACTGCGCTAACATTCACTGCTCCACTGACACCAACTGTGCTGGAATCGAGAAATGCTGCAACACCAGCTGTGGAATGAAATGTGTCAACCCCGTATACA AGACGCCTTGTGAGGAGGAATCAGACTGTGCTGGAACCTTGATCTGCTGCAAGGGACTCTGTGTAGTTCCCAAGAAAGGTTTGGCAGGAGTG ATCgaaaaaaagaaatgtgagaAAGAAGAGCGCGACTGA